From a single Pseudobutyrivibrio xylanivorans genomic region:
- a CDS encoding ECF transporter S component has protein sequence MSDTTLSITNTDKTRKMIFAALFASLTCVSTMIIKIPTPTNGYIHPGDGFVLLSSLLLGPVWGTLAAGIGSALSDLIGGYFIYVPATFIIKSLTALVGYYVFHFLLRLIGTNTNAPQLILGGIAGEFIMVAGYFLFEIFMLSVLNDTSLEASTIASAASIIPNIIQAMFGVIISTILYPILFKKLPI, from the coding sequence ATGAGCGACACAACATTATCTATTACAAACACTGATAAGACTAGAAAAATGATTTTTGCAGCGCTTTTTGCCTCACTTACCTGTGTCTCTACGATGATTATCAAAATTCCTACACCTACTAATGGCTACATTCATCCAGGAGACGGATTTGTTCTACTTAGCAGTTTATTGCTTGGTCCAGTTTGGGGAACTCTTGCAGCTGGTATCGGCTCAGCCCTTTCAGATTTGATTGGAGGCTATTTCATTTATGTTCCTGCCACCTTTATTATTAAATCCCTCACAGCTTTAGTTGGTTACTATGTCTTTCATTTTCTACTTCGACTTATTGGTACTAATACTAATGCACCGCAGCTTATTTTAGGCGGTATCGCAGGGGAGTTCATTATGGTTGCTGGGTATTTTCTTTTTGAAATTTTTATGCTATCAGTTTTGAATGATACAAGTCTTGAAGCTTCAACAATAGCTTCTGCTGCGAGTATCATTCCAAATATAATTCAGGCTATGTTTGGAGTTATTATCTCCACAATTTTATATCCTATCCTATTCAAAAAGCTGCCTATTTAA
- the sfsA gene encoding DNA/RNA nuclease SfsA has product MKYKEIVEAKFLSRPNRFIAQVEIEGKEITVHVKNTGRCKELLIPGRTVYLEKANNPERKTLYDLVAVDTPIGIINIDSQAPNAVVKEWLMKQDYDLVIPEYKHGNSRIDFYMEKGEDKYLLEVKGCTLIKDGIGYFPDAPTERGVKHLRELAGATKKGYKAMVAFVIQVNSITEVRPNIETHPEFGVALKEAIDIGVEVLNLPCHVTENEIVILEKLP; this is encoded by the coding sequence ATGAAGTATAAAGAAATTGTTGAAGCAAAATTCTTATCTAGGCCAAATCGATTTATTGCACAGGTTGAAATAGAAGGCAAGGAAATCACAGTTCATGTGAAAAATACAGGCAGATGTAAGGAACTATTAATTCCTGGAAGGACAGTATATTTAGAAAAGGCAAATAACCCTGAACGCAAAACACTTTATGATTTGGTGGCAGTAGATACCCCAATTGGGATAATAAATATCGATTCACAGGCCCCAAATGCGGTAGTAAAAGAATGGCTGATGAAGCAGGATTATGATTTGGTTATTCCTGAATACAAGCATGGAAATTCAAGAATTGATTTTTATATGGAAAAGGGCGAAGACAAGTATTTGCTTGAAGTGAAAGGCTGCACGTTGATAAAAGACGGAATTGGTTATTTTCCAGATGCTCCGACAGAACGTGGAGTAAAACATTTACGAGAGTTGGCTGGGGCAACTAAAAAGGGATATAAAGCCATGGTTGCTTTTGTGATTCAAGTGAATAGCATAACGGAGGTGAGACCTAATATTGAAACACATCCAGAGTTTGGAGTTGCATTAAAAGAGGCTATAGATATTGGAGTAGAGGTATTGAACCTCCCTTGCCATGTGACAGAAAATGAAATAGTGATATTAGAAAAGCTGCCTTAA
- a CDS encoding ABC transporter ATP-binding protein produces MKLIKRFIPYYKPYIGVFVLDLICATVLSIIDLTFPQFLRILRATLFLEAPEVILSKLGMIAFLLLAMYIVRSACRYYVSYQGHMMGAQMESGMRRELFERYEAFSFSYYDNHNTGEMMSKLVSDLFDISELAHHGPENIFISVIKIIGSLILLMRINVPMTSCLMVVVFFMAIFAIKQNRKMRATFADNRKKIAGINSSLQDTLGGIRVVKSFTGEDIETEKFDKSNISFLSSKKQNYILMGTFNAGNSLFEGLMFITVLVAGGCFIAKGQLTGEDLAIYALYINIFINPVNVLVEFTEQLQKGLAGFERFIEVMDTMPEIVDRPDAKELKDVTGVIDFKNVSFSYEEEETVLENIDLHVDAGKSVAIVGPSGGGKTTLCALIPRFYDVTGGQVCIDGVDVKTVTQKSLRSYIGIVQQDVYLFNGTIKENIAYGKPDATMDEIVEAAKNADLLDFIESLPNGFDTEVGERGTRLSGGQKQRISISRVFLKNPPILILDEATSALDNESERYIQESLDKLAVGRTTITIAHRLSTILGADEIIVLDGDGIKERGTHKQLIKEGGLYEKYYRMQLGAI; encoded by the coding sequence GTGAAGCTTATCAAAAGATTTATCCCATATTACAAACCATATATAGGTGTATTCGTTTTAGATTTGATATGTGCTACAGTACTTTCAATCATTGATCTTACATTTCCGCAGTTTCTAAGGATATTAAGAGCTACTCTTTTTCTTGAGGCTCCAGAGGTAATCCTCAGTAAGCTTGGAATGATTGCGTTTCTGTTGCTTGCTATGTATATCGTTAGAAGCGCATGTAGATATTATGTCAGTTATCAAGGGCATATGATGGGAGCCCAAATGGAATCTGGGATGAGACGTGAGCTTTTTGAACGATATGAGGCATTCTCTTTTTCATATTATGACAATCACAACACTGGAGAGATGATGAGTAAGCTGGTATCTGATTTATTTGATATTTCGGAGCTTGCACATCATGGCCCAGAGAATATTTTTATTTCAGTAATTAAGATAATTGGTTCATTAATTCTTTTGATGAGAATTAATGTGCCAATGACTAGCTGTCTGATGGTAGTGGTATTCTTTATGGCGATATTTGCAATTAAGCAGAATAGGAAGATGCGTGCTACATTTGCAGATAATCGCAAGAAGATTGCTGGAATTAATTCATCACTTCAGGATACTCTTGGTGGAATCAGAGTAGTAAAGTCCTTCACGGGTGAAGATATTGAGACAGAAAAGTTTGATAAAAGCAATATATCATTCCTATCTTCTAAGAAACAGAATTACATCCTTATGGGAACCTTTAATGCGGGAAACAGCCTCTTTGAAGGACTTATGTTTATAACGGTATTAGTGGCAGGAGGATGCTTCATTGCTAAAGGACAGCTGACGGGCGAGGATTTGGCCATTTATGCCCTTTATATTAATATTTTTATTAATCCAGTAAATGTACTTGTGGAATTTACAGAACAGCTCCAAAAGGGGTTGGCTGGATTTGAACGTTTTATAGAGGTCATGGATACAATGCCTGAAATAGTAGATAGACCAGATGCTAAAGAGCTTAAAGATGTTACTGGTGTGATTGATTTTAAGAATGTGTCATTCTCTTACGAGGAAGAGGAGACAGTTCTGGAAAATATCGATCTCCATGTTGATGCAGGAAAATCAGTGGCCATTGTAGGACCTTCTGGAGGAGGAAAGACTACACTTTGTGCTTTGATACCAAGATTTTATGATGTGACTGGAGGACAGGTGTGCATAGATGGAGTAGATGTAAAGACGGTTACACAGAAATCCCTTCGTTCCTACATTGGCATCGTACAGCAGGATGTTTATCTGTTTAACGGAACTATAAAGGAGAACATAGCTTATGGAAAGCCAGATGCCACAATGGATGAAATAGTAGAGGCTGCAAAGAACGCGGACCTTCTTGATTTCATAGAAAGCCTTCCAAATGGTTTTGACACAGAGGTAGGTGAGCGAGGAACAAGGCTTTCTGGAGGACAAAAGCAACGTATATCTATTTCACGTGTATTCCTAAAGAATCCGCCGATTCTTATTTTGGATGAGGCCACTAGCGCCCTTGACAACGAAAGTGAGCGATACATACAGGAAAGCCTTGATAAGCTTGCAGTGGGAAGGACAACTATAACTATTGCTCATCGCTTATCAACAATCCTTGGTGCAGATGAAATAATTGTATTAGATGGTGACGGAATAAAAGAACGTGGAACACACAAGCAGCTGATAAAAGAAGGCGGCTTATATGAAAAATATTACAGAATGCAGTTAGGGGCTATTTAA
- a CDS encoding HAD family hydrolase: MIKTIIFDIGGVLIGYDWTKYLMKEFDYDEVLVEKIKANVFGNHKWDEVDRGVLTNEELEQLFTKDAPEIKEEILHFWHTAGNALWQYDFAKDWINELKNRGYQVLFLSNWSSHLRELAVKQLDFLPLLDGGVFSYEVKLIKPDHAIYQTIVDKYNLNPSECVFLDDSERNVIGAREFGMNAVWVENKNHDIAVNGLEELLSTS; the protein is encoded by the coding sequence ATGATTAAAACAATAATTTTTGACATTGGTGGCGTTCTAATCGGATACGACTGGACTAAATATCTGATGAAGGAATTTGATTATGATGAAGTTCTTGTAGAAAAAATTAAAGCTAATGTATTTGGCAATCATAAATGGGATGAAGTAGATAGAGGTGTTCTTACGAACGAAGAACTTGAACAGCTCTTTACCAAAGATGCTCCCGAGATTAAAGAAGAAATTCTTCATTTTTGGCATACTGCTGGAAATGCCCTTTGGCAGTATGATTTTGCAAAAGATTGGATAAATGAACTTAAAAATAGAGGCTATCAAGTCCTTTTCCTTTCCAACTGGTCATCACACTTAAGAGAGCTTGCAGTAAAGCAGCTTGATTTCCTGCCTCTTCTTGATGGTGGTGTCTTCTCATACGAAGTGAAACTTATCAAGCCAGACCACGCTATCTACCAGACCATTGTTGATAAGTACAATCTTAATCCCTCAGAATGTGTATTTCTTGATGACAGTGAAAGAAACGTCATCGGAGCCAGAGAATTTGGAATGAATGCGGTTTGGGTTGAAAATAAAAACCACGATATTGCTGTTAATGGATTAGAAGAGCTGCTGTCAACTTCATAG
- the preA gene encoding NAD-dependent dihydropyrimidine dehydrogenase subunit PreA has protein sequence MVIKNIVKRSDMISCVLCYDGPCNMACVFMQPGEILRHVWFGNEDIAALEIPLENPCANCAAPCEKACVKSGDVKIKDLMTRLHETVRPEVEIEIPADENRLKCELCGIPLDNPFMLSSSVVASTYDMCARAFEAGWAGICFKTICSFEIHEASPRFSAITGDNGSIIGFKNIEQLSDHSVAENMEIFRRLKKNYPTKFILASIMGQDEAEWGELARLCQENGADAIELNFSCPNMQEDGLGSDIGQIPELVEQYTRAAKSSCSIPVLAKLTPNVATMSPAAEAALRGGADGIAAINTIKSITGVNPITFVPEPAVHGQSALGGYSGNAVKPIALRFISEIAQNPKLKSIHISGMGGVETWKDALEFITLGAGSIQITTAVMQYGYRIIDDLKAGLNYYLTQMGYNSIKDIIGAGIDLVSDSTDVLERDTILFPKFISDKCIGCGRCMISCNDGGHQAIKFENRIPKLDGSKCVGCHLCLLVCPQNAITPAKKRIKRTKSL, from the coding sequence ATGGTCATAAAAAATATAGTTAAACGTTCTGATATGATTAGTTGCGTATTATGTTATGACGGACCATGCAATATGGCCTGCGTATTTATGCAGCCAGGCGAGATATTAAGACATGTTTGGTTTGGTAATGAGGACATCGCTGCTCTTGAAATTCCATTAGAGAATCCCTGTGCTAATTGTGCTGCACCATGCGAAAAAGCATGTGTAAAAAGCGGTGATGTAAAAATAAAAGATTTGATGACAAGACTGCATGAGACAGTTCGACCTGAAGTAGAGATTGAGATACCAGCAGATGAGAACAGATTAAAGTGTGAATTATGTGGAATTCCACTGGATAATCCTTTTATGCTCTCTTCATCGGTAGTGGCATCAACTTATGATATGTGTGCCAGAGCCTTTGAAGCGGGGTGGGCCGGAATATGCTTTAAGACCATTTGTTCCTTTGAGATACATGAGGCTTCGCCTCGTTTTTCAGCAATAACAGGAGACAATGGAAGTATAATCGGTTTTAAAAATATCGAGCAGCTTTCTGACCATAGCGTAGCTGAAAACATGGAGATTTTTAGGAGATTAAAGAAGAATTATCCTACAAAGTTCATTTTGGCTTCTATCATGGGACAGGATGAAGCAGAGTGGGGGGAGTTGGCGCGATTGTGCCAGGAAAATGGAGCGGATGCCATCGAACTTAATTTTTCCTGCCCGAATATGCAGGAGGATGGACTAGGCTCGGATATAGGGCAGATTCCAGAGCTTGTGGAACAATACACCAGGGCTGCAAAAAGCAGTTGTTCAATTCCAGTTCTTGCAAAATTAACTCCTAATGTTGCCACAATGAGTCCAGCGGCTGAGGCTGCTCTTAGAGGGGGCGCAGACGGAATCGCTGCTATAAATACAATCAAAAGTATTACTGGTGTTAATCCTATTACATTTGTTCCTGAACCAGCAGTGCATGGGCAGTCTGCATTGGGTGGATATAGCGGAAATGCGGTAAAACCAATTGCTCTGAGATTTATATCAGAAATAGCTCAGAATCCAAAACTCAAGAGCATACATATCAGTGGAATGGGTGGTGTTGAAACCTGGAAAGATGCTCTTGAATTTATTACCCTAGGAGCAGGGTCAATTCAGATAACTACTGCAGTAATGCAGTATGGATATAGAATAATTGATGATTTGAAGGCTGGATTGAATTACTATCTTACTCAGATGGGATACAATTCAATAAAAGATATAATTGGAGCGGGAATTGATTTAGTCAGCGATAGCACCGACGTTTTGGAACGAGATACGATTCTGTTTCCTAAGTTCATTTCGGATAAGTGCATTGGCTGTGGACGCTGTATGATTTCCTGCAATGATGGTGGCCATCAGGCTATCAAATTTGAAAATCGTATACCAAAGCTAGATGGCAGCAAGTGTGTTGGTTGTCATCTTTGTCTATTAGTGTGTCCACAAAATGCGATTACTCCTGCTAAGAAAAGAATTAAAAGAACGAAGTCTCTATGA
- a CDS encoding tyrosine-type recombinase/integrase: protein MAKARKDNKGRVLRTGEQYRPKEGRYLYTYLDSRKKRRTIYSVDLMKLREREDEIKRDQLDGIDNYIRGHVTVNQAFDRYMAVKTNLRMTTKTNYELMYNAHVRKGFGERLIGDIKFSDVKKFYQQLVEDDKIKPNTVGTIHCCLHPTFQMAVRDEIIRSNPCNDAYHEMSAELGKNKGVRNALTINQQKAFMDFIDGHPVFDHWSPAFTVLLGTGCRCGEFIGLRWEDIDMENRMISINHALVRAKKSRFNKKERMTVSLPKTEAGIRTIPMLDQVYEAFDRVYKEQCETGFNETEIDGMSGFIFKNEQGNVLSEQNINAAIRRITEAYNMKEEVRAARERREPELLPHFSCHYLRHTFCTRFCENETNLKVIQSVMGHKNIKTTMEVYAECTDEKKKEAMQNLSAKWKDF, encoded by the coding sequence GCAGGACTATCTATTCAGTAGACTTGATGAAGCTGCGCGAACGAGAAGACGAAATCAAACGAGACCAGCTAGATGGGATTGATAATTATATAAGAGGACATGTTACAGTAAACCAGGCATTCGACAGATACATGGCAGTAAAGACCAATCTGAGAATGACAACTAAGACAAACTACGAGCTTATGTATAATGCTCATGTTAGAAAAGGCTTTGGTGAAAGGCTGATTGGAGATATCAAGTTCTCTGATGTTAAGAAGTTCTATCAGCAGCTAGTCGAGGACGACAAGATAAAGCCTAATACAGTAGGAACCATACATTGCTGTTTGCATCCTACATTTCAGATGGCAGTTAGGGATGAAATAATAAGAAGTAATCCATGTAATGATGCTTATCATGAGATGTCAGCTGAGCTTGGTAAGAATAAGGGTGTTAGAAATGCTCTTACTATCAACCAGCAGAAGGCTTTTATGGATTTCATTGATGGTCATCCAGTATTTGATCATTGGAGTCCAGCTTTTACAGTATTATTAGGTACTGGTTGTCGTTGTGGTGAGTTTATAGGGCTTCGTTGGGAAGATATCGATATGGAAAATCGAATGATTAGCATTAATCACGCATTGGTTAGAGCTAAGAAAAGTCGATTTAATAAGAAGGAAAGAATGACGGTATCACTTCCAAAGACTGAGGCAGGTATTAGAACAATTCCGATGCTGGATCAGGTATACGAAGCATTTGATAGAGTGTACAAGGAACAGTGTGAGACAGGCTTCAATGAAACAGAGATAGATGGAATGAGCGGTTTCATTTTTAAGAATGAACAGGGAAATGTTCTATCAGAGCAGAATATCAATGCAGCTATCAGACGTATCACAGAGGCTTACAATATGAAGGAAGAGGTACGAGCAGCCAGAGAGCGAAGAGAGCCAGAGTTGTTACCACACTTCTCATGTCACTATTTGAGACACACCTTCTGTACTCGATTTTGTGAGAACGAAACTAATTTAAAAGTGATTCAGAGTGTAATGGGCCATAAGAACATCAAAACCACTATGGAAGTATACGCTGAATGCACTGATGAAAAGAAGAAGGAAGCGATGCAGAATCTATCTGCGAAATGGAAGGATTTTTAG